TTTCacaatttcttgaaaaaattctaGACTTTAGATCCCAATATTCACATCTCTTTTTGTGCATGATTATTATTCTCTTTCTGTAAGATGCCCCTTtagtctttttcctttttacacTTTCTGTAATTTACCCAACTGTGtgatttttgtgattttcttgaattttccaGAAAGTCTTGAAATGGGGTTTGCTTGATTGTCATAAAGTTCggatttttttggttttcttgGTTTGTTAAGAGTTGAAAGTTGagttttttactttgtttacaAAATGCCTCCAAGTTATTTTCCTTTGAGGTGGGAAAGTACAGGGGATCAATGGTGGTTTGCTTCTCCTATTGATTGGGCAGCAGCAAATGGTCATTATGATCTAGTGAGGGAGTTACTTCACTTAGACActaatttactcataaaactTACATCTTTACGTAGAATAAGAAGGCTTGAGAGTGTTTGGGATGATGAAGAACAGTTTGATGATGTTGCAAAATGTAGGTCTAAGGTTGCTAAGAAACTTCTCCTTGAAGGTGAAACAAAGAAAGGACATAATTCTTTGATTAGAGCTGGATATGGTGGTTGGCTTCTTTATACTGCTGCTTCAGCTGGGGACGTGGAGTTTGTTAAACAATTATTGGGAAGAGACCCTTTTTTGGTGTTCGGTGAAGGTGAGTATGGTGTTACTGATATGTTTTATGCAGCTGCTAGAAGTAAAAATTCTCAAGTTTTTAGGCTGTTGCTTGAGAGTAGTAAAGGGGAATCAGCAGAAGAGGTTTCTTCCACTTTTCAGTTGGAATTGATGAATAGGGCAGTTCATTCTGCGGCTAGAGGGGGAAATGTGGAGATGTTGAGAGAGATTCTTGGAAATTGCTCTGATGTTTTGGTTTATAGAGATGCTCAAGGATCTACTCTCTTGCATTCTGCTTCTGGTAGAGGACAGGTTGAGGTGAGCTCTACAGTTTGCCTTTCTATATCtttaatcttgaaaattttctatttaCAGAAGTATTACTGACTGTTGGAATGATAGAGACTGATATGGTGGATAATCTTAGTAGTAGCTTAGTTGGTTGGTTACCTGAACTCAGGGTTCGATTCCCCAACTTGCAATCCGCTCTCCGTTTCCCCTTCCCTTACCCTCAATTTAAATAGAACAAAAAAGAAGgataagaagaacaaaaaagatAGGAACTGATATGAGCTCAAGCGGAGTGTCACGGATAGTGAGGATATATATAGCCGACACTAACTTGCTTGGATTTGAAGCGCTGTCTATGTTGTTGTTCTTTGAAATGAGTGTGACTCAAATAGACCTGGATAGATGTAGAAGATTTATAAAGCCGACCATAGAGTGTTAAATTGTGTTTGAGTCTTGCTTCAATTATTGTACATTTGTTATTTCTCCTTGTCTTTTTTCTCACCCCCActgtttatgtatttgtattGAAGAAGCCTCTAATTCCTGTGTCCTTCTAGCTGTTACCATTTCTAGAAGGTGCTTTATTAGATGAAGAACTTTTAAGTCAAACTTGTGATTTATCAGTTTGATGTGTAGTAGATCATATTCACAGAGAAATGAACTGTTCATATCCCAATTAATGAGTAGTAGATTATTTTGGGTAATTTTCTTTTCTGTTGTATCTCAAGTACTGAAGAAACCAAATCGAAGAATGTCTCAGATGTTAAGCATGGAGTATGCCTTTTAAATGAACCTGGCTCCATGTAGCTCTTTTCTGATCATCTTACTATAAACTAAACAGTGTCTATAAGCCGTGTTTTGCTTAGTTCAATGCATACtgttttaagaaattaaaacatTGAAGGAGTGAAAAAAGTGAACTCATCATTGACATGTTCCAATCTTAAGGGCTCTCTAAAAAGTTGTTGCTTTGGCTAGCACTAGCTGACTTATTAAGGTTATATTGTAGGATATTGTGGAAACAGGGACATTATGAACCGTGTGCAATTCTCACTTCAGTATACCAAGCGAAGCTCTTATCCTCTTCCGATGGTTGACAGGATACTATTTAACTCTTTGTTGTCCAAAAGTTTGGGATCTCAGTTTATCATTGTTCACCTTTGTTTCTTCATGCAGTTGGTCTGTACTGTACAGTCTCTGCAATGTCCTACTCCACAAAATGAGAATTCAAAGTTATAAAACCCATTTTTTTCCCcgaaaagaaaatatgatagttataaCACATACTTTTCATCCAATAAGGTTGGGCTTCCAATTGTCCTTTTAAGTTAGTTTAGAAAGATGGAACATTTTTCAGAAATTCCAAGATTGTCAACCATATTTGCGCCTTTATTTGCTGCTGCTGTGATATAATCTGCCCTGTGACTGAAACGGGGTCATTTACATCCCCTGTCAGCACTTCCTTAAAGATACGCATCTAAACAAGTTTGCAAGACTTCTTCGGTTCAAGATACTCCCTTTTTTTAATACTCATTTAGTATCAAAAGGCACTTGCATTGTTCCTTTGGTTTAGCTATTTTGAGTGAGTAGCTGATATTTCACTGACTGTTGGCTGTCTAGTTTGAGCATTGCCTTCTCGTTATCGTTagctttaatttgattttgtctAGAAGTGCCAGAGTTTTGTTACTTTTGATGGTTGAATTGAACTTAATTCAAGTTACTACTTTGCAGGTTGTTAAGAGCTTACTGGAAAGGTATGAACTTATCAACTCCAGAGACAACCAAGGAAACACTGCACTGCATGTAGCTGCTTATAGGGGTTACTTAGCAGTGGTGAAAGTTCTTATATCTGTCTCTCCTTCATCTACTACATTGAGAAACAATTACGGAGACACGTTCCTTCACATGGCTGTAGCTGGCTTTCGGACCCCAAGTTTCCACAGGCTGGATCGTCAAATGGAGTTAATGAAACAGTTGGTACGGGGAAAAATTATAGAGATTGAAGACATTATCAACATCAAGAACAATGATGGTCGAACTGCTCTTCATTTGGCTGTAATTGAGAACATTCAGACTGATGTTGTGGAACTCCTTATGACTGCATTTTCAATAAATCTAAATATCCGTGATGCTGATGGAAATACTCCACTGGATCTCCTCAAGCTACGCCCGCAATCTGCATCTTCTGAGATATTGATTAAGCGCCTCATTTCAGCTGGAGGAATTTCGAATTGCCAAGACCATATGACAAGAACTATCCTAGCTTCCCACCTGAAGATACAGGGTATTGGAGGTAGTCCTGGTGCCTCTTTTAGGATCCCCGACGCTGAAATATTTCTGTATGCTGGCATTGATAATGCTTTTGATGCCAATAGTGATTGTGCAAGCACAGAAATTGCTTCGTGCTGGGGTGAACCGAGCCCTTGCCATTCTGCTGCAGGGTCGAACTCATCAAACAAGCTAAGCTCAGTTAACAGTGCTGCTAGACGCTTAAAGTTTCTTCTACGAtggaaaaggaagaaagaacGAAAAGAAGAAACCAGAGGCTTAGAAGACAATATGTCTGTAGAATCTTACAAACTGTATTCTGGCTTCGGACAACAGCCAATTCCTCTTCGGCAAAGATTCTCGAGGATGTCATCATTTCCAAACAACAAAAGAGTGCTCCCTGTCCAAAACAGTCTTCCAAGTCCATCCACCAAAAAGAAATATGCAGCAGGGTTGATGCATGGTGTTATCCAAATGACACCACAGTCATCTTATGGATCACCATCGAGTGCTTATTCTGAATCTTCCTGGTCATCTCCAGTGGTTGTCAACAAAGAGAAGAGACTGGATTTTGGCAATGCAAGCGGAGGATCCTCTAGCTTAAAAATGTCAAACAGTAGGGAGAAGTCGAAACTATCACATAAACATGGCTCCTTCAACATGAAGTTAATGAATCAGTACTTCTGTTTCGGAGCTCAAGGCCTCGCTGTGGAAAGTTCTGTTAGTTGTGCACAACAAGATCAGCATCACAGGCATCCAGTGGTAGCATGAGTTCCAATGTTGCTGCATTTATTCTACGTGAAGTCATTGGACGTAGCCTCACGAGGTAGTGGTAAGGTCTGCATAGATCACACTTAGTATGATTTCACTAgctatgttgttgttgttgaagtCATTGGACATATACATCCATCCTGTAAATCCTTTTTTGTCTTGTATGTGTTTTAGATGTGGTCAGAAATTATAAGTTGAAGCAAATATTTGTAATTTCTACTCAAATAAAAAGAGCATGTAATATTTTGGAAAAACGTACAAGTAATCCATAGATTATgatcgaaatttcagagatacatcttaactaaactaaggtcctagtACCCTCTGagttcacttattttttctaatttttgtgcacctttttgaCTTATGTGGCATCTAAATATCTCTACACGCCTCAATTATGTGGAGTCACTGAGTATGTCACGTAAGACAAAaagtgtataaaattttaaaaaaaataagttgagGGGATAATATGatcttattttagttaaaatgtGTCTCTAGGATTTCGACCACAGTTTAGGGATAGTATTTGTATCTCATCCCtagtttttttcttgaataacTAGTTTTAAAAGAACGTAAGTAGGAGAGCcattcttcttctatttcatttCTGAATTTGTCTTTCACTAGGAGTTTTTGATGTATACTGTTCTCAATACTGGAGAATTAACATGCTTTccaattttgtaaataaaaacagtgctaatatttttttgtcactACTTTAGTttcaacaaaaacaaattactctgttaatttaaattaatattagtaGAGTATAGGGATCATTGCATTGTATGTAGGAATAACTACACAACTGTGGTATGATAGTGAAACTGCTTCATTCTTAATTAGAAGTTTCAAGTTCGAGCCTAGGTATGAGGAAATTTTGTTAGGAGCGTCGCTCCTACATGGGTGTAGTTCATGATTTGAATTTAACAAGCGCTCAATGGTAATCTTCTTTCCTTCACGATCTTATGTTAAAGGATTTATGTGACGTATACTCGTGGCATAGTTATTggatattattttctatataaaaatatacacatttttcttcatatgatttgaatttgaatgataAGATTTGATGCGTTTATAGCAGCACTTAATTTAAGTGtctttgaattgtttttaagaCCACTAAGATTTTAAACTCTTATccatttgaagaacttaatGTTGTTTCTTTAATCATAATTAGGGTTGTtcatagttattattataaaattaaattaaaatgtaatttgaattaaattgattaaaaaaattaatttttgatttgatttggttaaattttgaaaaatcaatattatttgatttgactGGTTGTGACTTTACTAAAAATTAACTGCAAAAAATAACCAAAccaaaagttatatatataaattctacaattatttataaataaaatataagtattttattaaattt
This DNA window, taken from Solanum lycopersicum chromosome 5, SLM_r2.1, encodes the following:
- the LOC101259438 gene encoding uncharacterized protein; its protein translation is MPPSYFPLRWESTGDQWWFASPIDWAAANGHYDLVRELLHLDTNLLIKLTSLRRIRRLESVWDDEEQFDDVAKCRSKVAKKLLLEGETKKGHNSLIRAGYGGWLLYTAASAGDVEFVKQLLGRDPFLVFGEGEYGVTDMFYAAARSKNSQVFRLLLESSKGESAEEVSSTFQLELMNRAVHSAARGGNVEMLREILGNCSDVLVYRDAQGSTLLHSASGRGQVEVVKSLLERYELINSRDNQGNTALHVAAYRGYLAVVKVLISVSPSSTTLRNNYGDTFLHMAVAGFRTPSFHRLDRQMELMKQLVRGKIIEIEDIINIKNNDGRTALHLAVIENIQTDVVELLMTAFSINLNIRDADGNTPLDLLKLRPQSASSEILIKRLISAGGISNCQDHMTRTILASHLKIQGIGGSPGASFRIPDAEIFLYAGIDNAFDANSDCASTEIASCWGEPSPCHSAAGSNSSNKLSSVNSAARRLKFLLRWKRKKERKEETRGLEDNMSVESYKLYSGFGQQPIPLRQRFSRMSSFPNNKRVLPVQNSLPSPSTKKKYAAGLMHGVIQMTPQSSYGSPSSAYSESSWSSPVVVNKEKRLDFGNASGGSSSLKMSNSREKSKLSHKHGSFNMKLMNQYFCFGAQGLAVESSVSCAQQDQHHRHPVVA